A single region of the Tigriopus californicus strain San Diego chromosome 8, Tcal_SD_v2.1, whole genome shotgun sequence genome encodes:
- the LOC131885778 gene encoding ubiquitin carboxyl-terminal hydrolase 29-like isoform X2, whose amino-acid sequence MPPTDSTSLTPPLSPPKRPFRGSTSTRADSSRPSGSSLVPHHGWLGRTSPGPGPQGEEEEEEEEPQMKSPMSDSALLTTPRNSLRTAEQAEGRSQSLTLSSKKRSAFRRRLQPQWDTLRLGRHSAPGKSQTSSACSRVSAGGDENRDPIVHGKRSKSPSGRATTPRRNLFGERSAITGQAIPALGTKESVGASASTFYGAKSQMTPVLVSSPRALKSALKNGREAVGRTRGLLGDDLAHHPGVRAKRVRSRPVPIEEVGEGGVPPMIPLTDFALPIDSSMKPAVFVDPHRVGLPNIGMTCYMNSVLQCLFSLPPFKQSLKSIRESVSSAVQNEPELLDNVSILRAITDLMTDREKGQMSHIDEKVRYLQAEFQKIRQEFQLGCQQDAHEFLTQLFDAIEFQSMTLMANDSSVQCPVSENFEYNVSVVKTCSQCDTKLHSTLKDTMWKLNSPRSNTKNLTSLIQNSLTSTVKANCPQCEAKAKANGATYEGTLAHQVYEFETLPRVFMLHLPRMHYYKNHSGDYACDKREIPIEIPPVLNMEELAVPSDQMFKRLQNYTDIEESFDEHKNYHVELELLDPEITFKRPSNPANYAVNSRISSQNGEALDYSRKSYDVKNISPVKPPNRGGPGSLSPLTELECSAFSDENGNVQSTARNPSSRSVLQQGLTEAATAMLGLGNDLGWIREKQPSPDSVQEVPNSCVVRQDSPDDSREDDTSLGESNMDIDEELRSNGIHITEDLFEQEENASDGVALNKQLCVEVDEPRPHVEGGEGRLVLTFDHKEHDTSDLSRTESAASDFSHSSFSSKGDELDDVSASVSDEDTKIIRTFNNKVDNPYFNYYLVAMVNHIGESVNSGHYKADVYSLEKEQWFRYDDDRVREISHQRVLSENAIHGYLFVYLHKSYFKRPCRRADKLSQVVLGNRPTP is encoded by the exons ATGCCGCCCACCGACTCGACGAGCCTGACCCCACCTCTGTCCCCACCCAAACGGCCTTTCCGGGGTTCGACCTCCACTCGCGCGGATTCGAGCCGGCCCTCGGGCTCATCGCTGGTCCCCCATCATGGCTGGCTAGGGCGGACCTCGCCGGGCCCAGGACCCcaaggagaagaggaagaggaggaggaggaaccgCAGATGAAGAGTCCCATGTCGGATTCCGCCCTCTTGACCACACCCCGTAACAGCCTGCGCACGGCGGAACag GCCGAGGGCCGCTCTCAGTCCTTGACCTTGTCCTCCAAAAAGCGGAGCGCTTTCCGTCGACGCCTTCAGCCTCAATGGGATACTCTGCGACTTGGGCGCCACTCCGCGCCCGGCAAATCCCAGACCAGCTCCGCGTGCTCCCGGGTCTCTGCCGGCGGGGACGAGAATCGCGACCCCATTGTTCATGGAAAACGCTCCAAATCTCCATCTGGTCGTGCCACCACACCTCGACGCAATCTCTTTGGAGAGCGTAGCGCCATCACCGGACAAGCCATCCCGGCTTTGGGCACCAAAGAGTCTGTGGGCGCCTCTGCTTCCACGTTCTACGGAGCCAAATCTCAGATGACACCAGTGTTGGTGAGCTCGCCGCGCGCGCTCAAATCGGCGCTGAAAAATGGTCGAGAGGCCGTGGGTCGGACCCGAGGTCTCTTGGGCGACGATTTGGCCCATCATCCCGGAGTTCGAGCCAAACGGGTCCGGTCCCGTCCCGTACCAATTGAGGAGGTGGGCGAGGGAGGAGTACCGCCCATGATTCCCTTGACGGACTTTGCTCTTCCGATAGATTCGAGCATGAAACCCGCTGTGTTTGTCGATCCTCATCGAGTTGGGCTTCCAAATATTG GTATGACGTGTTACATGAACTCTGTACTGCAATGCCTCTTCAGTCTTCCCCCATTCAAACAATCCCTTAAATCGATTCGCGAATCCGTGAGTTCGGCCGTTCAAAATGAGCCGGAGCTCTTGGATAATGTATCCATACTTCGGGCCATCACGGATTTGATGACCGATCGTGAGAAAGGTCAGATGTCCCATATTGACGAGAAGGTCCGTTACCTTCAAGCCGAGTTTCAAAAG ATTCGTCAAGAGTTCCAACTTGGGTGCCAACAAGATGCTCACGAATTTCTCACCCAATTATTCGACGCCATCGAGTTCCAGTCCATGACTCTTATGGCCAATGACTCGTCGGTTCAATGTCCGGTGTCGGAAAACTTCGAATACAATGTCAGTGTTGTCAAAACGTGCAGTCAATGTGATACC AAACTCCACTCCACTTTGAAAGACACCATGTGGAAGCTCAATAGTCCCCGTTCGAATACCAAAAACCTAACTAGTCTTATCCAGAACTCCTTGACTTCGACGGTGAAAGCCAATTGTCCACAATGcgaagccaaagccaaagccaatgGAGCCACCTACGAAGGGACCTTGGCCCATCAGGTCTATGAATTTGAGACTCTACCCCGTGTATTCATGCTTCATCTGCCTCGAATGCATTACTACAAGAACCATTCCGGAGATTACGCGTGTGACAAGCGAGAGATCCCCATCGAAATCCCTCCGGTGCTGAACATGGAAGAACTGGCCGTGCCCTCCGACCAAATGTTCAAGAGATTGCAGAATTACACGGACATTGAAGAATCTTTTGATG AGCACAAGAACTATCATGTTGAGCTTGAGCTCTTGGACCCCGAAATCACCTTCAAACGTCCGTCAAATCCAGCCAACTACGCTGTCAATTCTCGGATCTCTAGTCAGAATGGAGAAGCCCTCGATTATTCACGGAAATCCTATGATGTGAAAAACATTTCGCCGGTGAAACCACCCAATCGAGGAGGACCGGGATCTTTGAGCCCTTTAACCGAACTCGAATGCTCAGCTTT CAGCGacgaaaatggaaatgtccaGTCTACCGCTCGGAATCCGTCCTCTCGAAGCGTTCTTCAACAAGGTTTGACCGAGGCCGCGACGGCCATGCTCGGATTGGGCAACGACCTGGGTTGGATCAGGGAGAAGCAGCCTTCACCAGACTCGGTTCAAGAGGTACCCAACTCTTGTGTGGTCCGACAGGACTCGCCTGACGACTCCAGAGAGGACGACACGAGTCTGGGGGAGTCCAACATGGACATTGACGAGGAGCTGCGTAGCAACGGTATCCACATCACGGAGGATCTCTTTGAGCAAGAAGAGAACGCCAGTGATGGTGTGGCTCTAAATAAGCAGCTTTGTGTGGAGGTCGATGAGCCTCGGCCACACGTTGAAGGTGGGGAAGGGCGTCTTGTGTTGACTTTCGATCACAAAGAACATGATACGTCGGATCTTAGTCGGACGGAATCTGCGGCCTCAGATTTCTCGCATTCCTCGTTTTCGTCCAAGGGGGATGAATTGGACGACGTTTCGGCTTCCGTTTCGGATGAAGACACGAAAATTATTCGAACCTTTAACAATAAAGTGGACAACCCGTACTTTAATTACTATCTAGTGGCCATGGTGAATCATATTGGCGAATCGGTCAACAGTGGCCACTACAAGGCCGATGTTTACAG CCTGGAGAAAGAACAATGGTTCCGATATGACGATGATCGAGTGAGAGAAATCTCCCATCAGCGGGTTCTCTCCGAGAATGCCATCCACGGATATCTGTTCGTTTACTTGCacaaatcatatttcaagCGACCCTGCCGACGTGCGGATAAGTTGAGTCAAGTTGTCTTGGGCAATAGACCTACTCCGTGA
- the LOC131885778 gene encoding ubiquitin carboxyl-terminal hydrolase 29-like isoform X1: MPPTDSTSLTPPLSPPKRPFRGSTSTRADSSRPSGSSLVPHHGWLGRTSPGPGPQGEEEEEEEEPQMKSPMSDSALLTTPRNSLRTAEQAEGRSQSLTLSSKKRSAFRRRLQPQWDTLRLGRHSAPGKSQTSSACSRVSAGGDENRDPIVHGKRSKSPSGRATTPRRNLFGERSAITGQAIPALGTKESVGASASTFYGAKSQMTPVLVSSPRALKSALKNGREAVGRTRGLLGDDLAHHPGVRAKRVRSRPVPIEEVGEGGVPPMIPLTDFALPIDSSMKPAVFVDPHRVGLPNIGMTCYMNSVLQCLFSLPPFKQSLKSIRESVSSAVQNEPELLDNVSILRAITDLMTDREKGQMSHIDEKVRYLQAEFQKIRQEFQLGCQQDAHEFLTQLFDAIEFQSMTLMANDSSVQCPVSENFEYNVSVVKTCSQCDTKLHSTLKDTMWKLNSPRSNTKNLTSLIQNSLTSTVKANCPQCEAKAKANGATYEGTLAHQVYEFETLPRVFMLHLPRMHYYKNHSGDYACDKREIPIEIPPVLNMEELAVPSDQMFKRLQNYTDIEESFDEHKNYHVELELLDPEITFKRPSNPANYAVNSRISSQNGEALDYSRKSYDVKNISPVKPPNRGGPGSLSPLTELECSALYSSDENGNVQSTARNPSSRSVLQQGLTEAATAMLGLGNDLGWIREKQPSPDSVQEVPNSCVVRQDSPDDSREDDTSLGESNMDIDEELRSNGIHITEDLFEQEENASDGVALNKQLCVEVDEPRPHVEGGEGRLVLTFDHKEHDTSDLSRTESAASDFSHSSFSSKGDELDDVSASVSDEDTKIIRTFNNKVDNPYFNYYLVAMVNHIGESVNSGHYKADVYSLEKEQWFRYDDDRVREISHQRVLSENAIHGYLFVYLHKSYFKRPCRRADKLSQVVLGNRPTP; this comes from the exons ATGCCGCCCACCGACTCGACGAGCCTGACCCCACCTCTGTCCCCACCCAAACGGCCTTTCCGGGGTTCGACCTCCACTCGCGCGGATTCGAGCCGGCCCTCGGGCTCATCGCTGGTCCCCCATCATGGCTGGCTAGGGCGGACCTCGCCGGGCCCAGGACCCcaaggagaagaggaagaggaggaggaggaaccgCAGATGAAGAGTCCCATGTCGGATTCCGCCCTCTTGACCACACCCCGTAACAGCCTGCGCACGGCGGAACag GCCGAGGGCCGCTCTCAGTCCTTGACCTTGTCCTCCAAAAAGCGGAGCGCTTTCCGTCGACGCCTTCAGCCTCAATGGGATACTCTGCGACTTGGGCGCCACTCCGCGCCCGGCAAATCCCAGACCAGCTCCGCGTGCTCCCGGGTCTCTGCCGGCGGGGACGAGAATCGCGACCCCATTGTTCATGGAAAACGCTCCAAATCTCCATCTGGTCGTGCCACCACACCTCGACGCAATCTCTTTGGAGAGCGTAGCGCCATCACCGGACAAGCCATCCCGGCTTTGGGCACCAAAGAGTCTGTGGGCGCCTCTGCTTCCACGTTCTACGGAGCCAAATCTCAGATGACACCAGTGTTGGTGAGCTCGCCGCGCGCGCTCAAATCGGCGCTGAAAAATGGTCGAGAGGCCGTGGGTCGGACCCGAGGTCTCTTGGGCGACGATTTGGCCCATCATCCCGGAGTTCGAGCCAAACGGGTCCGGTCCCGTCCCGTACCAATTGAGGAGGTGGGCGAGGGAGGAGTACCGCCCATGATTCCCTTGACGGACTTTGCTCTTCCGATAGATTCGAGCATGAAACCCGCTGTGTTTGTCGATCCTCATCGAGTTGGGCTTCCAAATATTG GTATGACGTGTTACATGAACTCTGTACTGCAATGCCTCTTCAGTCTTCCCCCATTCAAACAATCCCTTAAATCGATTCGCGAATCCGTGAGTTCGGCCGTTCAAAATGAGCCGGAGCTCTTGGATAATGTATCCATACTTCGGGCCATCACGGATTTGATGACCGATCGTGAGAAAGGTCAGATGTCCCATATTGACGAGAAGGTCCGTTACCTTCAAGCCGAGTTTCAAAAG ATTCGTCAAGAGTTCCAACTTGGGTGCCAACAAGATGCTCACGAATTTCTCACCCAATTATTCGACGCCATCGAGTTCCAGTCCATGACTCTTATGGCCAATGACTCGTCGGTTCAATGTCCGGTGTCGGAAAACTTCGAATACAATGTCAGTGTTGTCAAAACGTGCAGTCAATGTGATACC AAACTCCACTCCACTTTGAAAGACACCATGTGGAAGCTCAATAGTCCCCGTTCGAATACCAAAAACCTAACTAGTCTTATCCAGAACTCCTTGACTTCGACGGTGAAAGCCAATTGTCCACAATGcgaagccaaagccaaagccaatgGAGCCACCTACGAAGGGACCTTGGCCCATCAGGTCTATGAATTTGAGACTCTACCCCGTGTATTCATGCTTCATCTGCCTCGAATGCATTACTACAAGAACCATTCCGGAGATTACGCGTGTGACAAGCGAGAGATCCCCATCGAAATCCCTCCGGTGCTGAACATGGAAGAACTGGCCGTGCCCTCCGACCAAATGTTCAAGAGATTGCAGAATTACACGGACATTGAAGAATCTTTTGATG AGCACAAGAACTATCATGTTGAGCTTGAGCTCTTGGACCCCGAAATCACCTTCAAACGTCCGTCAAATCCAGCCAACTACGCTGTCAATTCTCGGATCTCTAGTCAGAATGGAGAAGCCCTCGATTATTCACGGAAATCCTATGATGTGAAAAACATTTCGCCGGTGAAACCACCCAATCGAGGAGGACCGGGATCTTTGAGCCCTTTAACCGAACTCGAATGCTCAGCTTT GTACAGCAGCGacgaaaatggaaatgtccaGTCTACCGCTCGGAATCCGTCCTCTCGAAGCGTTCTTCAACAAGGTTTGACCGAGGCCGCGACGGCCATGCTCGGATTGGGCAACGACCTGGGTTGGATCAGGGAGAAGCAGCCTTCACCAGACTCGGTTCAAGAGGTACCCAACTCTTGTGTGGTCCGACAGGACTCGCCTGACGACTCCAGAGAGGACGACACGAGTCTGGGGGAGTCCAACATGGACATTGACGAGGAGCTGCGTAGCAACGGTATCCACATCACGGAGGATCTCTTTGAGCAAGAAGAGAACGCCAGTGATGGTGTGGCTCTAAATAAGCAGCTTTGTGTGGAGGTCGATGAGCCTCGGCCACACGTTGAAGGTGGGGAAGGGCGTCTTGTGTTGACTTTCGATCACAAAGAACATGATACGTCGGATCTTAGTCGGACGGAATCTGCGGCCTCAGATTTCTCGCATTCCTCGTTTTCGTCCAAGGGGGATGAATTGGACGACGTTTCGGCTTCCGTTTCGGATGAAGACACGAAAATTATTCGAACCTTTAACAATAAAGTGGACAACCCGTACTTTAATTACTATCTAGTGGCCATGGTGAATCATATTGGCGAATCGGTCAACAGTGGCCACTACAAGGCCGATGTTTACAG CCTGGAGAAAGAACAATGGTTCCGATATGACGATGATCGAGTGAGAGAAATCTCCCATCAGCGGGTTCTCTCCGAGAATGCCATCCACGGATATCTGTTCGTTTACTTGCacaaatcatatttcaagCGACCCTGCCGACGTGCGGATAAGTTGAGTCAAGTTGTCTTGGGCAATAGACCTACTCCGTGA